Proteins found in one Paenibacillus wynnii genomic segment:
- a CDS encoding DNA polymerase III subunit alpha, which translates to MSPFVHLHVHSEYSLLDGAARITDLVRRADEYGMKSLALTDHGVMYGAIPFYKACKEKGIKPIIGCEAYLTAGSRRERGSRKDQPIYHLILLVKNETGYKNLMKLISIGHLEGQHYKPRIDMEVLTSHSEGIICLSACLGGEVPQHLLHGRDEEARKAALRYKAIFRDDFYLELQDHGMPEQKRVNPKLIALSADCGIPLVATNDVHYLAREDAEVQDVLICIGTGKTVDDEERFKIGTDQLFMKSGQEMAALFPHVPQALENSLIIAEKCNLELEFGKHILPAYAPLPEGMDSSAYLRELCQQGLEERYSDTPRWASPEQKQDAEKRLAYELDVIENMGFSDYFLIVWDFIAYCHRQGIATGPGRGSSAGSLTAYSLRITDVDPLKYNLLFERFLNPQRITMPDIDIDFSDERREEVIAYVVNKYGVEHVAQIITFGTLAARAAVRDVGRAMNLPYGEVDKAAKLIPGQLGISIARALESTPELKALYDGYPKTRALLDMAMKVEGMPRHASTHAAGVVISKGPLTDAVPLQEGNESTALTQYSMEHLESVGLLKMDFLGLRTLSIIERCMNWIREMTGETPDFRKIPDNDTETYDMLGAGETTGVFQLESAGVRRVLKDMKPNVFEDIISVLALYRPGPMEFIPKYIQGKHGQVEVEYPHPDLKPILSDTYGIIVYQEQIMQIASLMAGFSLGEADLLRRAVSKKKRETLDKERSHFVEGSLKQGYGERDANAVYDMIVRFADYGFPRAHAAAYGILSFQTAYLKAHYPVQFMSSMLTAVMGTHRKVAEYVLECRRMGILVLPPDVNDSRVLFTPVTGEDAGHIRFGLAAVKNVGTLAVENIMKVRQERPFDSLLDFCRRVDLRVCNKRVIESLLQSGAFDRLPGHRAQLLAMLDETVDAAVKWRKERDELQIQLFDDLVETPNWEIRYPDIPKFTGAQQLEMERELLGLYLSGHPLDDTADLLEEMGLQRLMDLGEVPDESQTVTAGMVVSIKEITTKAGKSMAFVEWEDQIERCEVVLFPEVWKRSRGLIEKGALLALRAKVQQGDEGFKLLAEEVAPIATDALRGLLQRRSAAASRPAGGTRYAAVGAAGSAARTGTGDSTSLRTPASRNAAPEAPREVGASGTATVPTESATQVVKPQGRSEPAQRAFIKITPQSENAVLLTRLKQLLQTHPGSVSTLLFYEREQKLLALSDSYRIEPSEALLAEIEEMLGAGSVRIK; encoded by the coding sequence ATGAGCCCTTTCGTGCATCTGCATGTACACAGCGAATACAGTTTACTGGATGGGGCGGCACGTATCACGGATCTAGTGCGCCGGGCGGACGAATATGGCATGAAGTCGCTGGCATTGACGGATCATGGAGTGATGTACGGGGCAATCCCTTTTTATAAAGCATGTAAAGAGAAAGGCATCAAACCGATCATCGGCTGTGAAGCCTATTTAACTGCAGGTTCAAGGCGTGAGCGGGGTAGCCGCAAGGATCAACCGATTTATCATTTAATTCTTCTTGTTAAGAATGAGACAGGCTACAAGAACCTGATGAAACTGATCTCCATCGGACATTTGGAAGGACAGCATTATAAGCCACGAATTGATATGGAGGTCCTTACCTCACATTCCGAGGGAATCATCTGCCTAAGTGCATGCCTGGGTGGGGAAGTGCCGCAGCATTTGCTGCACGGACGTGATGAAGAGGCGCGTAAGGCAGCGCTTCGTTACAAGGCAATCTTCAGGGATGACTTTTATCTGGAGCTGCAGGACCATGGAATGCCGGAGCAAAAAAGAGTAAATCCGAAACTGATTGCTCTGTCTGCGGATTGTGGCATCCCGCTGGTAGCAACCAATGACGTCCATTATCTAGCCAGGGAAGATGCGGAAGTACAGGATGTGCTGATCTGTATCGGAACCGGCAAGACGGTGGATGATGAGGAACGCTTCAAGATTGGGACCGACCAGTTGTTTATGAAAAGCGGTCAGGAGATGGCGGCCTTATTTCCGCATGTCCCTCAAGCACTTGAGAATAGTCTGATAATCGCGGAGAAATGCAATCTGGAGCTGGAGTTTGGTAAGCATATCCTGCCTGCCTATGCACCGCTGCCGGAAGGCATGGATTCTTCCGCTTATCTGAGGGAGCTATGCCAGCAGGGGCTGGAGGAACGTTACAGTGATACTCCGCGATGGGCTTCGCCGGAGCAGAAGCAGGATGCCGAGAAACGTCTGGCTTATGAGCTGGACGTTATCGAAAATATGGGCTTCAGCGATTATTTTCTAATTGTGTGGGACTTTATTGCCTACTGCCACCGCCAGGGCATTGCTACCGGGCCTGGGCGGGGTTCCTCAGCAGGAAGTCTTACCGCTTATTCACTTCGGATCACTGATGTAGATCCGCTTAAATATAATCTTTTGTTCGAGCGCTTTCTCAACCCACAGCGGATTACCATGCCCGATATCGATATCGATTTCAGTGACGAACGGCGTGAGGAAGTTATCGCGTATGTTGTTAATAAGTACGGCGTTGAGCATGTGGCGCAGATTATCACGTTTGGGACCTTGGCGGCGAGGGCTGCCGTACGGGACGTTGGACGGGCAATGAATCTGCCTTACGGCGAGGTCGATAAAGCCGCCAAGCTTATTCCAGGTCAATTAGGCATCAGTATCGCCCGTGCGCTGGAGAGCACACCGGAACTAAAGGCCTTGTATGATGGATATCCCAAGACTAGAGCACTACTCGACATGGCGATGAAAGTCGAAGGAATGCCCCGACATGCTTCGACACATGCTGCTGGTGTGGTGATCTCAAAAGGCCCCTTAACTGATGCAGTACCGCTGCAGGAGGGGAACGAAAGTACGGCATTAACGCAGTATTCCATGGAGCATTTGGAGAGTGTTGGACTGCTCAAAATGGATTTCCTGGGTTTGCGTACCTTGTCAATTATTGAGAGGTGCATGAACTGGATTCGGGAAATGACAGGTGAAACACCTGATTTCCGCAAGATTCCGGACAATGATACTGAGACTTATGACATGCTTGGAGCCGGGGAAACAACAGGTGTGTTCCAGTTGGAATCCGCAGGGGTAAGGCGGGTTCTTAAGGATATGAAACCTAACGTTTTTGAAGATATTATTTCAGTACTCGCGTTGTACCGCCCGGGGCCAATGGAGTTTATTCCTAAATATATTCAAGGTAAACACGGTCAGGTCGAAGTGGAATATCCACATCCCGATCTCAAACCGATCCTTTCAGACACCTATGGAATTATCGTCTATCAGGAGCAGATTATGCAAATTGCCTCCTTGATGGCGGGTTTCTCACTCGGAGAAGCGGATTTGCTGCGACGAGCTGTATCTAAGAAGAAACGGGAGACTCTGGATAAGGAACGAAGCCATTTTGTTGAGGGCAGCTTGAAACAAGGGTATGGAGAAAGGGATGCAAATGCCGTATATGACATGATTGTACGCTTTGCTGATTATGGTTTCCCACGCGCCCATGCGGCGGCCTACGGGATTCTGTCCTTCCAGACGGCATATCTCAAAGCGCATTATCCCGTGCAGTTTATGTCTTCCATGCTGACGGCTGTAATGGGAACCCACCGCAAGGTGGCTGAATATGTGCTGGAGTGCCGGCGAATGGGGATTCTTGTACTTCCGCCCGATGTTAACGATAGCCGAGTGCTATTCACTCCCGTTACAGGTGAAGATGCGGGTCATATCCGATTCGGACTGGCAGCGGTTAAGAATGTAGGGACATTGGCCGTTGAAAATATTATGAAGGTACGGCAGGAAAGACCCTTCGACAGTCTGTTGGATTTCTGCCGCAGAGTTGACCTGCGAGTCTGTAATAAGCGGGTCATTGAATCGCTGCTCCAGTCGGGCGCTTTCGATCGTCTCCCGGGGCACCGGGCACAGCTGCTGGCGATGTTGGACGAGACGGTTGATGCCGCGGTGAAATGGCGCAAGGAGCGGGACGAACTGCAGATTCAGCTGTTCGATGATCTGGTTGAGACACCGAATTGGGAAATTCGCTACCCGGATATCCCAAAGTTTACGGGAGCACAGCAGCTTGAGATGGAGCGTGAGCTCTTGGGGCTGTATCTGTCAGGACATCCTTTGGATGATACTGCAGACCTCCTGGAGGAAATGGGGCTGCAGCGGCTGATGGACCTTGGTGAGGTCCCTGATGAGAGCCAAACGGTAACGGCGGGTATGGTAGTTTCTATTAAGGAAATTACGACGAAGGCAGGAAAGTCTATGGCTTTCGTTGAATGGGAGGATCAGATAGAGCGCTGTGAGGTCGTGCTTTTCCCAGAAGTGTGGAAACGCAGTCGAGGTCTGATCGAGAAGGGGGCGTTGCTGGCTCTGCGAGCCAAAGTACAGCAAGGGGACGAAGGCTTCAAGCTGCTGGCTGAGGAAGTGGCGCCGATCGCAACGGATGCGCTGCGCGGCCTGCTTCAGCGGCGCAGTGCAGCAGCCTCCCGACCTGCCGGGGGGACGCGTTATGCAGCCGTGGGCGCGGCTGGCAGTGCTGCCCGTACGGGTACAGGAGATTCTACCTCGCTACGAACTCCTGCGTCCCGTAATGCAGCTCCAGAAGCTCCACGGGAAGTCGGAGCGTCGGGGACAGCCACAGTGCCTACGGAGTCAGCCACTCAGGTCGTGAAGCCTCAGGGCAGAAGTGAGCCTGCCCAACGGGCGTTCATCAAGATTACGCCGCAATCGGAGAATGCAGTTCTATTAACCAGGCTGAAGCAGCTGCTGCAGACTCATCCCGGGTCAGTATCAACCCTGCTGTTCTATGAGCGTGAGCAAAAGCTGCTCGCGCTCAGTGACAGCTACCGGATTGAGCCTTCAGAGGCTTTGCTTGCCGAGATTGAAGAGATGCTAGGGGCAGGCTCAGTGAGAATAAAATAA
- a CDS encoding acyl-CoA thioesterase: MSSRNINHTSRWYPTSFRVRYQETDQMGVVYHANYLNWFEIGRTEMLRELGFTYREMENGGVFLPVTSADLQFKSPARYDDLVVVFARLTNFAALRVVFEYEIRRLPKEGSLIPGELAGNAEQVEPLNPNSSSGELLVSGSTSHVWLNKDWKPTRLDRALPELFQGIIGALREEGGAV; encoded by the coding sequence ATGAGCTCACGTAATATAAATCACACCAGCCGCTGGTATCCCACATCCTTTCGGGTTCGTTATCAGGAAACTGACCAAATGGGTGTTGTGTATCATGCCAATTATTTGAACTGGTTTGAAATCGGACGCACAGAAATGCTGCGTGAGTTGGGTTTCACATATCGTGAGATGGAGAACGGTGGAGTTTTTCTCCCCGTTACCTCGGCAGATTTGCAATTTAAAAGTCCGGCGAGATATGATGATCTTGTCGTAGTCTTTGCACGCTTAACCAACTTTGCAGCACTTAGAGTCGTTTTTGAATATGAGATCCGGCGCCTTCCGAAGGAAGGGAGCCTTATTCCGGGAGAATTAGCGGGAAATGCGGAGCAGGTCGAACCTCTCAATCCCAACAGTTCTTCAGGCGAATTGCTTGTGAGCGGATCTACGAGCCATGTATGGCTGAATAAGGATTGGAAGCCTACCCGGTTGGACAGAGCTCTTCCTGAGCTGTTTCAGGGTATTATAGGGGCGCTTCGGGAAGAAGGAGGAGCAGTATGA
- a CDS encoding phosphatidylglycerophosphatase A, with translation MSYQMAIDLLERRGVSISSIAEIVYILQSPYYPNLREEECVNSVKAVLCKREVQYTLMTGIALDELAEKGMLPQPLQAVMEADESLYGADETLALGITNVYGMIGLTGFGYLDKLKLGIIGRLNDDQNSIHVFLDDLVAGVAAAASARIAHRHEGAKVYPHL, from the coding sequence ATGTCATATCAAATGGCGATAGATTTACTGGAGCGCAGGGGAGTATCAATCTCATCCATCGCTGAGATTGTATATATCTTGCAGTCACCTTACTACCCTAACTTGAGAGAAGAAGAATGTGTGAACAGCGTTAAGGCAGTTCTGTGCAAGAGAGAGGTGCAGTATACGCTAATGACGGGTATAGCGCTCGATGAACTGGCAGAGAAGGGGATGCTTCCGCAACCTCTGCAGGCGGTTATGGAGGCAGATGAATCCCTTTATGGAGCGGATGAGACGTTGGCGCTTGGCATTACCAATGTTTATGGGATGATTGGTCTGACAGGTTTCGGATATCTAGATAAGCTTAAGCTTGGCATCATAGGCCGGTTGAATGACGATCAGAACAGCATTCATGTTTTTTTGGATGATCTCGTTGCCGGGGTGGCCGCTGCGGCTTCCGCCCGGATTGCGCACCGGCATGAAGGAGCTAAGGTATATCCACACCTCTAG
- a CDS encoding acetyl-CoA carboxylase carboxyltransferase subunit alpha, translating into MAGELPFEMPLVELRKKIAELKQFGVEKEIDFSDEVARLEERYSVLEEEVYSNISPSQKMHLARHQGRPTSLDLIGLIFTDFIELHGDRMFGDDLAIVGGIGKLNGLPVTIIGQQRGKDTKENILRFFGSAHPEGFRKALRLMHQADKFKRPIITLIDTKGAYPGNTAEERGQSEAIARNLREMSQLGVPVICVVIGEGGSGGALALAVGNRVLMLEHAIYSVISPNGAASILWKDASKADQAAEAMKITAADLLGMEVIEEIVPEPKGGAHRDYEATAAAIKDAIWRHLQELSGLDSAALKEDRYLKFRKIGTFSEGQQEIISTELAMLIEE; encoded by the coding sequence TTGGCAGGAGAGTTGCCTTTTGAAATGCCTCTGGTTGAATTGCGTAAAAAGATAGCCGAACTGAAGCAGTTCGGGGTTGAAAAGGAAATTGATTTCAGTGATGAGGTTGCCCGGCTGGAAGAGCGGTACAGTGTGTTAGAGGAGGAGGTCTATTCCAATATTTCTCCTTCACAGAAAATGCACCTTGCCCGCCATCAGGGACGTCCTACTTCCTTGGATCTTATAGGGTTAATCTTCACTGATTTTATTGAACTGCACGGTGACCGCATGTTTGGCGACGATCTTGCCATAGTAGGCGGTATCGGTAAGCTGAACGGTTTACCGGTTACGATTATCGGCCAGCAACGGGGTAAGGATACGAAAGAAAACATTCTGCGTTTCTTCGGCAGTGCTCACCCTGAGGGCTTCCGTAAGGCGCTTCGTTTGATGCATCAGGCGGACAAGTTCAAACGGCCTATAATTACACTTATTGATACGAAAGGCGCTTATCCAGGCAATACAGCCGAGGAGAGAGGTCAATCCGAGGCAATCGCCCGTAATTTACGGGAGATGTCCCAGCTTGGTGTTCCTGTTATTTGTGTAGTCATTGGTGAAGGCGGCAGCGGTGGAGCTTTGGCATTGGCTGTAGGTAACCGCGTCCTGATGCTGGAGCATGCTATTTATTCAGTAATTTCACCTAACGGAGCAGCATCCATTCTTTGGAAGGATGCAAGCAAAGCGGATCAGGCGGCAGAGGCGATGAAGATTACAGCGGCTGATTTGTTGGGCATGGAAGTCATCGAGGAGATTGTTCCAGAGCCTAAGGGCGGGGCGCATCGTGATTATGAAGCGACGGCGGCAGCTATTAAGGATGCCATATGGCGTCATCTTCAGGAACTTTCTGGTCTGGATAGCGCTGCTCTAAAAGAGGACAGGTACCTCAAATTCCGTAAGATTGGAACCTTTTCTGAAGGTCAGCAGGAGATCATCTCCACAGAATTAGCTATGCTGATCGAAGAATAA
- a CDS encoding FxsA family protein encodes MIRNKWLWPALFVVPAVELFGFVLVSSYLGAPKTLLLLVFTSIIGLLMMRFEGKKVLQDSRQQMQEGQVPGRTMLDGLCIFFGGFLLILPGFVTDIIGFTLVFPLTRPLYRGFLLKWIEKKMKNGTFTLYRR; translated from the coding sequence ATGATAAGAAACAAATGGTTGTGGCCGGCTTTATTTGTGGTCCCGGCTGTGGAGTTATTCGGTTTTGTCCTTGTTTCCAGTTACCTCGGAGCACCCAAAACATTACTGCTTCTAGTGTTCACTTCAATCATCGGATTGCTGATGATGCGTTTTGAAGGCAAAAAAGTTTTACAGGACAGCAGGCAGCAAATGCAAGAGGGCCAGGTGCCGGGACGGACCATGTTGGATGGATTATGTATTTTTTTCGGAGGTTTTCTATTAATTCTGCCAGGATTCGTAACCGACATTATTGGTTTTACTTTAGTTTTTCCATTGACCCGTCCTCTTTACCGGGGATTTTTACTGAAGTGGATTGAAAAAAAGATGAAGAATGGAACTTTTACCTTATATCGCAGATAG
- a CDS encoding MFS transporter, translating to MKKLLKLRGFYLFLGLAGGSFGPYLTSLLVHNGLDSGQIGMLMATGTFIAITIQPMWGIISDRYNQTRLVLILSVAVPALLAVFYRSEYFFVLMLVFTLSTIFSSTQAPIADSYAIAAAKRAGSTYGSIRLMLSIGAAMGSLIGAKYVSTFSLSTIWIPFLLFNTLAVLIALSLPKQAEENHMMSQSFSQGVRQLIRNRVFLAFLGGSLLVNQTMTAFGTYFVVAFQSVGGSMQYAGIALFIASVTNVPSMLLASKVIKKLGRERTLLIGALIYVLRWGIQVAFPYPSVMIGVQVLHGFSFGLFYISAVEYVSQITSSDMQATGQSIFNMVFSGFAGILGNVLNGFLLDQGGVNAMNLSCVISSAAGAVLLVYVARNTSRKLPIISNDVGF from the coding sequence ATGAAAAAATTATTGAAACTGCGCGGATTTTATCTGTTTCTGGGATTAGCCGGCGGTTCGTTCGGTCCTTATCTGACATCACTTCTTGTTCATAATGGATTAGATAGCGGGCAAATCGGAATGCTAATGGCGACCGGAACATTCATCGCAATCACCATTCAGCCGATGTGGGGCATTATTTCCGATCGGTATAATCAGACCCGTTTGGTGCTTATTTTAAGTGTTGCTGTTCCCGCTCTGTTAGCTGTATTTTATCGGTCTGAATATTTCTTTGTACTCATGTTGGTTTTCACACTGTCGACAATTTTCTCATCCACACAGGCCCCTATCGCTGATTCTTACGCGATTGCAGCAGCCAAGCGGGCGGGTTCTACATATGGGAGTATTCGGCTTATGCTAAGTATTGGAGCGGCTATGGGGAGTCTTATCGGGGCTAAATATGTATCAACGTTCTCTTTATCAACTATATGGATACCTTTCTTGCTATTTAATACGCTAGCCGTCCTCATTGCACTGAGCTTGCCGAAGCAGGCGGAAGAGAATCATATGATGAGTCAATCCTTTTCCCAGGGAGTTCGGCAGCTCATTAGGAATCGTGTGTTTTTGGCCTTCCTTGGCGGGAGTTTACTTGTGAATCAGACTATGACGGCGTTTGGCACGTACTTTGTAGTAGCCTTTCAGTCTGTCGGTGGATCCATGCAGTATGCAGGGATTGCCTTGTTCATTGCATCCGTTACAAACGTTCCGTCTATGTTGTTGGCTTCGAAGGTCATTAAGAAACTGGGTAGAGAACGTACCTTACTGATCGGAGCCTTAATCTATGTTCTTCGGTGGGGGATTCAGGTTGCCTTCCCGTACCCCTCTGTTATGATCGGAGTCCAGGTGTTACATGGTTTTTCCTTCGGACTTTTCTATATATCAGCGGTGGAGTATGTTTCCCAGATAACCTCATCGGACATGCAGGCTACGGGCCAAAGTATTTTTAACATGGTGTTTTCGGGATTTGCAGGAATTCTAGGAAATGTGCTAAACGGTTTTTTGCTCGACCAGGGCGGAGTAAATGCCATGAATCTTTCCTGCGTGATTAGTTCTGCTGCGGGTGCGGTTCTGTTAGTCTATGTGGCCCGAAACACCAGCCGTAAACTACCGATTATATCCAACGATGTCGGCTTCTAG
- the ytvI gene encoding sporulation integral membrane protein YtvI, with the protein MDSLMLKRLLRGLWVVVATITLLLALYILMPLLYPLLLAWLLAYIMHPLIQILRQFKLPGWLAVIMSLLFYIGGTALVLTALITRLVKELVVLTQTLHLHTDEWRELLLSWSRNASIQNILNQINQFYHDNPDYHATIDSNISRTTETVGYAVTQLVTGFFNILLNLISSLPSLGTIMIVVVLAAFFISMSWEKHNDKLSGWLPEPVKRPLSDIWQDLRKALVGYLRAQLILISITAMIVIIGLLLLGVKSALAIGLMIGFVDLLPYLGVGIVMLPWAVYSYVTGNLALGVGLSILFAIILIVRQVLEPKVLASSIGLDPLAMLIGMFAGLQVFGVLGLIIGPVILVILDAFNRAGVFRGLRNYIVSGRLH; encoded by the coding sequence ATGGATTCTTTGATGCTGAAAAGACTGCTGCGCGGCCTTTGGGTTGTTGTGGCCACCATCACCCTTCTGCTGGCACTCTATATATTGATGCCATTGCTATATCCCTTACTGCTCGCCTGGTTGCTAGCGTACATTATGCACCCTCTTATCCAGATTCTGCGGCAGTTTAAGCTTCCAGGGTGGCTGGCAGTGATCATGTCACTGCTCTTTTATATCGGAGGAACGGCGCTGGTACTGACCGCCTTGATTACCCGTCTGGTGAAGGAATTGGTCGTGTTAACTCAAACACTTCATCTTCATACGGACGAATGGAGGGAGTTGCTTCTATCTTGGAGCCGGAATGCAAGTATCCAAAATATACTGAATCAAATCAATCAATTCTACCATGACAACCCGGATTATCATGCCACCATAGACAGCAATATCAGCCGTACCACAGAGACTGTGGGTTATGCAGTAACACAGTTAGTCACTGGTTTTTTCAACATACTACTTAACTTAATCTCCTCCCTCCCAAGCCTGGGTACGATTATGATAGTGGTTGTTCTGGCAGCCTTTTTCATCAGTATGAGTTGGGAGAAGCATAATGATAAGCTATCCGGCTGGCTTCCGGAACCTGTAAAAAGACCCCTATCCGACATTTGGCAGGACCTGCGCAAGGCCCTTGTAGGGTACCTGCGTGCCCAGCTGATTCTCATCTCGATTACAGCTATGATTGTCATTATCGGACTCCTGCTATTGGGTGTTAAGTCTGCCTTAGCGATAGGTCTGATGATCGGTTTTGTGGACCTGCTGCCTTACTTGGGCGTAGGTATCGTAATGCTTCCTTGGGCAGTTTATTCTTACGTGACAGGGAACTTGGCGCTGGGTGTGGGGCTGTCTATTCTCTTTGCGATTATTCTGATCGTACGGCAAGTCCTTGAGCCTAAGGTTCTGGCCAGCAGCATCGGGCTGGATCCATTGGCTATGCTGATCGGCATGTTCGCCGGACTCCAAGTTTTCGGGGTGCTGGGGCTTATTATAGGACCTGTAATTCTGGTCATCCTAGATGCCTTCAATCGGGCTGGTGTCTTCCGGGGGCTGCGCAACTACATTGTCAGCGGGAGATTGCATTGA
- the accD gene encoding acetyl-CoA carboxylase, carboxyltransferase subunit beta: MFKDLFQKKRKYATIPSERVERNGKPSEGERPKREIPEGLMSKCSKCSTIQYSKELEKNLKVCPSCGHHMRLNASERIAITLDGEGFIEFDSEMSSVDPLQFPGYASKLEQQSIKSGQPDAVITGQGSIGGHSVIVAVMNFEFFSGSMGSVVGEKITRAVEEATEKQLPLLIFSTSGGARMQESILSLMQMAKTSAALARFHEAGGLFISVITDPTTGGVSASFASLGDIIIAEPGAVFGFAGRIVIEQTIRQKLPDDFQTAEFNLQHGLLDLVIHRKEMRATLTKILEMHDVKGGF; the protein is encoded by the coding sequence GTGTTCAAAGATTTATTTCAGAAAAAACGAAAGTACGCGACTATTCCTTCAGAGCGTGTGGAGCGGAACGGTAAACCGTCTGAAGGAGAACGCCCTAAACGGGAAATTCCTGAAGGACTAATGAGTAAATGCAGCAAGTGCAGTACGATCCAGTACAGCAAAGAGCTGGAAAAAAACCTAAAGGTATGTCCGTCCTGCGGCCATCATATGCGTCTGAACGCTTCAGAGCGTATTGCAATAACACTAGATGGAGAGGGTTTTATCGAGTTCGACAGTGAGATGTCCTCGGTTGATCCGCTTCAATTTCCCGGCTACGCTTCCAAACTGGAGCAGCAGTCTATTAAATCAGGTCAGCCCGATGCCGTGATTACGGGTCAGGGTAGTATTGGTGGCCATTCGGTTATTGTAGCGGTTATGAATTTTGAGTTCTTCTCGGGCAGCATGGGATCGGTTGTTGGGGAGAAAATTACCCGTGCCGTTGAAGAAGCGACCGAGAAACAGTTGCCGCTGCTTATTTTCTCAACTTCTGGCGGGGCCAGAATGCAGGAAAGTATCTTAAGTCTTATGCAGATGGCAAAAACTAGTGCAGCACTTGCCCGGTTCCATGAAGCGGGTGGATTGTTTATATCGGTTATTACAGACCCGACTACAGGTGGCGTTTCTGCAAGCTTTGCTAGTCTGGGAGATATTATTATTGCAGAACCGGGTGCAGTATTTGGCTTTGCCGGTCGAATCGTAATCGAACAGACTATTCGTCAAAAGTTGCCGGATGATTTCCAAACCGCGGAGTTTAATCTGCAGCATGGTCTGCTTGATCTGGTTATTCACCGTAAAGAAATGCGTGCGACATTAACTAAAATTTTGGAAATGCATGATGTGAAAGGGGGATTTTAG
- the pyk gene encoding pyruvate kinase yields the protein MRKSKIVCTIGPASESLENTKKLILAGMNVARLNFSHGDFEEHGARITTIRQACKELNKTVAILLDTKGPEIRTGKLAVEPIELVQDEYLTLTTEEILGDQNRISITYSNLPKDVQVGSTILIDDGLIGLTVVDVQGTEIKTRIVNGGTIKSKKGVNVPGVHISLPGITEKDTNDILFGIEQDIDFIAASFVRKASDVLEIRALLEKHNAAHIQIISKIENQQGVDNLDEILAVSDGLMVARGDLGVEIPAEDVPLAQKLMIQKCNIAGKPVITATQMLDSMQRNPRPTRAEASDVANAIFDGTDAIMLSGETAAGKYPVESVLTMSRIAEKAESALNHREIFMKQQIAQETTVTEAISQSVAISALDLNAKAIISSTVTGHTARVVSKYRPKSPIIAVTTQERTMRQLALVWGVTPVHGLEASSTDELLETAVKGGIDSGLVTAGDLVVITAGIPLGRSGSTNLVKVTQIPNA from the coding sequence ATGCGTAAAAGTAAAATTGTATGTACGATTGGTCCTGCAAGTGAATCGTTGGAAAACACAAAAAAATTGATTTTGGCTGGTATGAATGTAGCTCGTCTGAACTTCTCTCATGGTGATTTCGAGGAGCACGGTGCCCGGATCACTACGATCCGTCAAGCTTGCAAAGAGCTGAACAAAACAGTTGCTATCCTGCTTGATACCAAAGGACCTGAAATTCGCACAGGTAAACTTGCAGTAGAACCTATTGAATTGGTTCAGGATGAGTACCTGACATTGACTACGGAAGAAATCCTTGGAGATCAAAACCGTATCTCGATTACTTACAGCAACCTTCCTAAAGACGTTCAAGTAGGATCCACAATCCTGATCGATGACGGCCTGATTGGTTTGACGGTTGTTGACGTTCAAGGCACAGAAATCAAAACCCGTATTGTTAACGGCGGTACGATTAAGAGCAAAAAAGGTGTTAACGTACCAGGAGTACACATCTCCTTGCCAGGTATTACGGAAAAAGACACCAACGACATTCTTTTCGGGATCGAACAAGACATCGATTTTATCGCCGCTTCCTTCGTTCGTAAAGCTAGCGACGTTCTCGAAATTCGTGCGTTGCTGGAGAAACACAATGCTGCTCACATTCAAATTATTTCCAAAATCGAAAACCAACAAGGTGTTGACAACCTTGACGAGATATTAGCGGTTTCCGATGGCCTGATGGTTGCACGTGGCGACCTCGGTGTGGAAATTCCAGCTGAAGATGTACCTTTGGCTCAAAAATTGATGATTCAAAAATGTAACATTGCCGGTAAACCAGTTATCACTGCAACTCAAATGCTGGATTCCATGCAACGTAACCCGCGTCCTACACGCGCTGAAGCGAGTGACGTAGCGAACGCTATTTTTGACGGAACAGATGCAATCATGCTTTCCGGCGAAACAGCTGCTGGTAAGTACCCAGTTGAATCCGTTCTTACAATGTCCCGCATTGCTGAGAAAGCGGAGTCTGCTCTTAACCACCGCGAAATCTTCATGAAGCAACAAATCGCACAAGAAACAACAGTTACTGAAGCAATCAGCCAATCCGTTGCTATTTCCGCACTGGATCTGAATGCTAAGGCTATCATTTCTTCGACTGTAACAGGTCACACAGCTCGTGTAGTTTCTAAATACCGTCCTAAATCGCCGATCATCGCGGTAACGACTCAAGAAAGAACTATGCGTCAATTGGCCTTGGTATGGGGCGTAACTCCGGTTCATGGTCTGGAAGCTTCTTCTACGGACGAGCTTCTTGAAACAGCTGTTAAAGGCGGAATTGATTCCGGTCTGGTAACAGCTGGAGATCTAGTTGTTATTACAGCGGGTATCCCGTTGGGACGTTCCGGTTCCACAAACTTGGTTAAGGTAACTCAAATTCCTAACGCTTAA